From a single Collimonas pratensis genomic region:
- a CDS encoding cupredoxin domain-containing protein translates to MVSAKARGLFGICLFFAAAVSMAADLPTFKLEMKDGVLNPARIEVPAGKKIKIEIINAGKSAVEFESVQLRKEKVLAPGAESFVVIAPLSPGEYKFFDDFHATAQGVIVAK, encoded by the coding sequence ATGGTGTCTGCCAAAGCGCGCGGCTTGTTTGGTATTTGTTTATTTTTTGCGGCGGCGGTTTCGATGGCTGCCGATTTGCCGACCTTCAAGCTGGAAATGAAGGATGGCGTCTTGAATCCGGCGCGGATCGAAGTGCCGGCCGGTAAAAAAATCAAAATCGAAATCATTAATGCCGGCAAGTCGGCGGTGGAGTTCGAAAGCGTCCAGCTGCGCAAGGAAAAAGTGCTGGCGCCGGGCGCGGAATCGTTTGTGGTGATTGCACCGCTGTCGCCGGGCGAATACAAGTTCTTCGATGATTTCCATGCCACGGCGCAGGGCGTCATCGTCGCCAAATAA
- a CDS encoding NADP(H)-dependent aldo-keto reductase → MQYRELGHSNLKVSLITLGTMTWGEQNSETEAHAQIELALAHGVNLIDTAEMYPVPPRAETQGLTERYLGSWLKKSGKRDQVMIATKATGPARKPHNPRHVRGGINNFDRKGLTEALNGSLERLQTDYVDLYQLHWPDRRVNSFGTLNYNHIADEDTVPIEETLTILADFIKAGKVRHIGISNETPWGIAQFLRAAEKYDLPRVVSIQNPYSLLNRTFEIGHSEFAYREQVGLLAYSPLAFGVLSGKYLDGARPAGGRLTLFERFSRYTNPQVNRIIGDYVALAKKHNLDPAQMALAFVNSRGFLTSNIIGATTMEQLQSNLNSVNLTLDEEILREIEAIHSRQPNPAP, encoded by the coding sequence ATGCAATATCGTGAACTGGGACACAGCAATCTCAAAGTCAGCCTGATCACACTGGGCACCATGACCTGGGGCGAACAAAACAGCGAGACCGAAGCGCATGCGCAGATCGAGCTGGCGCTGGCGCATGGCGTCAACCTGATCGACACAGCGGAAATGTATCCCGTGCCGCCGCGCGCCGAGACCCAAGGCTTGACCGAACGCTACCTCGGCAGCTGGCTGAAAAAATCCGGCAAGCGCGACCAGGTGATGATCGCCACCAAGGCCACCGGACCGGCGCGCAAGCCGCACAATCCGCGCCACGTACGCGGCGGCATCAACAACTTCGACCGCAAGGGTCTGACCGAAGCCCTCAACGGCAGCCTGGAACGGTTACAGACGGACTATGTCGACCTCTACCAGTTGCACTGGCCGGACCGCCGCGTGAATTCTTTCGGCACGCTGAACTACAACCACATCGCCGATGAAGATACGGTGCCGATCGAAGAAACGCTGACCATCCTGGCCGACTTCATCAAGGCCGGCAAGGTACGCCATATAGGCATATCGAATGAAACCCCTTGGGGCATTGCGCAATTTTTGCGAGCTGCGGAAAAATACGATCTGCCGCGCGTGGTCAGCATCCAGAACCCGTACAGCCTGCTGAACCGCACTTTCGAAATCGGCCATTCGGAATTTGCCTACCGCGAACAAGTCGGCCTGCTGGCCTACTCGCCGCTCGCCTTCGGCGTACTGTCGGGGAAATACCTGGATGGCGCGCGCCCTGCCGGCGGCCGTTTGACCTTGTTTGAACGCTTCAGCCGCTATACCAATCCGCAAGTCAACCGCATCATCGGTGACTATGTTGCGCTGGCCAAAAAGCATAATCTGGATCCGGCGCAAATGGCGCTGGCCTTCGTCAACAGCCGCGGTTTCCTGACCAGCAACATCATCGGCGCCACCACCATGGAGCAACTGCAAAGCAACCTGAATAGCGTGAATCTCACGCTGGATGAAGAGATTTTGCGCGAGATCGAAGCGATTCATTCGCGCCAGCCTAACCCCGCTCCCTGA
- a CDS encoding bile acid:sodium symporter family protein — protein MARPRFLPDNFTLLLVTTVLIASLVPARGQVAQSFNLITTLAIGLLFFLHGAKLSREAVVQGALHWRLHLTVLLATFVLFPLLGLVLKPALLPLVTPDLYLGILFLCTLPSTVQSSIAFTSVARGNVPAAVCSASASNLLGIFLTPVLVGLVVVAHGQGKGSFDSIMNIVLQLLVPFVAGQIARRWISGWIEKHKIILKIVDQGSILLVVYTAFSEAVVQGLWQQLPPVSLVGLIVVVSLLLFAMLSIATFASRRMGFSKEDEITIVFCGSKKSLASGVPMAKVLFAGHTVGMIVLPLMLFHQIQLMVCAVLARRYASRPVEIVAGGGPASVWSDVSPED, from the coding sequence ATGGCTCGCCCCCGCTTCCTGCCCGACAACTTCACGTTGTTGCTGGTGACTACCGTTCTCATTGCCAGTCTTGTTCCCGCCCGTGGCCAGGTTGCGCAGTCTTTCAACCTGATTACCACGCTGGCCATCGGCCTGCTGTTTTTCCTGCATGGCGCCAAGCTGTCGCGCGAGGCGGTGGTGCAGGGAGCGCTGCACTGGCGCTTGCACTTGACGGTGCTGCTTGCCACTTTCGTTTTATTTCCGCTGCTGGGGCTGGTGCTGAAGCCGGCCTTGCTGCCGCTGGTTACGCCCGACCTGTATCTGGGTATCCTGTTTTTATGCACCTTGCCGTCTACCGTGCAATCGTCGATTGCCTTTACTTCGGTCGCGCGCGGCAATGTGCCGGCGGCGGTGTGCAGCGCTTCGGCTTCCAACCTGCTGGGGATATTCCTGACGCCGGTGCTGGTAGGGCTGGTGGTGGTGGCGCACGGCCAGGGCAAGGGCTCTTTCGATTCCATCATGAACATCGTGCTGCAGCTGCTGGTGCCGTTTGTAGCCGGCCAGATCGCGCGGCGCTGGATCAGCGGCTGGATCGAAAAGCACAAGATCATCTTGAAAATCGTCGACCAGGGCTCGATCCTGCTGGTGGTGTATACCGCCTTCAGCGAAGCGGTGGTGCAGGGCTTGTGGCAGCAGCTGCCGCCGGTGTCCCTGGTGGGGCTGATCGTGGTGGTGTCGCTGCTGCTGTTTGCGATGCTCAGCATCGCCACCTTCGCCAGCCGCCGCATGGGCTTCAGCAAGGAAGACGAGATCACCATCGTCTTTTGCGGATCGAAGAAAAGCCTGGCCAGCGGCGTGCCGATGGCCAAGGTCTTGTTTGCCGGCCATACCGTGGGCATGATCGTATTGCCGCTGATGCTGTTTCACCAGATTCAACTGATGGTGTGCGCGGTGCTGGCCAGGCGCTATGCCAGCCGTCCGGTGGAGATCGTGGCCGGCGGCGGTCCGGCGTCGGTGTGGTCGGACGTCAGTCCGGAGGATTGA
- a CDS encoding FTR1 family iron permease: MGQVLFIVWRESVEALLVVGILHAWLKNGGADARRGLPYLWGGVGVGVLGAIGLGAALLGFSELLSGDAQDYFQIVMVILAAILIVQMVFWMRKHGRTLKRDMETSLSENLQKASWWGVFALAALAIAREGSETVIFLYGLGLAQQGETAGAMILAAVLGFALAFLTFYLLQLGGKIFSWRRFFQVTEIILLFLAAGLLLTGIERLMSLDLIPTLIDPVWDSSRLLDDTTTFGNLVSTLTGYRAQPALMSLLVYAAYWVAVLLFLKRARPKAIPAK, encoded by the coding sequence ATGGGCCAGGTTTTATTCATTGTCTGGCGCGAAAGCGTCGAGGCTTTGCTGGTGGTGGGTATTTTGCATGCGTGGCTGAAGAACGGCGGCGCGGATGCGCGTCGCGGCCTGCCTTATCTGTGGGGCGGCGTCGGCGTCGGTGTGCTTGGGGCGATCGGCCTGGGCGCGGCATTGCTGGGCTTCAGCGAGCTATTGTCTGGCGATGCCCAGGATTATTTCCAGATCGTGATGGTGATTCTGGCGGCCATCCTGATCGTGCAGATGGTGTTCTGGATGCGCAAGCACGGCCGCACGCTCAAGCGCGACATGGAAACCTCGCTCAGTGAAAATCTGCAGAAGGCCAGCTGGTGGGGCGTGTTTGCGCTGGCGGCGCTGGCGATTGCGCGCGAGGGTAGCGAAACCGTGATCTTTTTGTACGGCCTCGGCCTGGCGCAGCAAGGCGAAACCGCCGGCGCGATGATATTGGCGGCGGTGCTGGGCTTTGCGCTGGCTTTCCTGACTTTCTATCTGCTGCAGCTCGGTGGTAAAATTTTCTCTTGGCGCCGCTTCTTTCAAGTCACCGAAATCATCTTGCTGTTCCTGGCGGCAGGCTTGCTGTTGACCGGTATCGAACGCCTGATGTCACTGGATCTGATCCCGACGCTGATCGATCCGGTCTGGGACAGTTCCCGCCTGCTCGACGATACGACCACGTTTGGCAACCTGGTCTCCACGCTGACCGGCTATCGCGCGCAGCCTGCGCTGATGAGCCTGCTGGTATACGCGGCATACTGGGTGGCTGTGCTGCTGTTCCTGAAACGCGCCCGGCCTAAAGCAATTCCAGCGAAATGA
- a CDS encoding iron transporter — translation MKVKVIAAAVLLSLGIAGAATAAEYPIGKQQIMNGLEIAAVYLQPIKMEPEGMMRKAELSDIHLEADIHAVKNNPNGFAEGDWMPNLVISYEFSKAGSTQVVKGDMMPMVASDGPHYGDNVKLMGPGKYTLKMIISPPSANAGAHFGRHVDKETGVAAWFKPFEVVNEFTFAGVGKKGGY, via the coding sequence ATGAAGGTAAAAGTCATTGCGGCAGCTGTATTGTTATCTCTTGGCATTGCCGGCGCTGCGACAGCGGCTGAGTATCCGATTGGCAAGCAGCAAATCATGAACGGCCTGGAGATTGCCGCTGTTTACCTGCAACCGATCAAGATGGAACCAGAAGGCATGATGCGCAAGGCGGAGCTGTCGGACATTCACCTTGAGGCGGACATCCATGCGGTCAAGAACAACCCCAACGGTTTTGCCGAAGGCGACTGGATGCCTAATCTGGTCATCTCTTACGAATTCAGCAAAGCCGGTTCGACCCAGGTGGTCAAGGGCGACATGATGCCGATGGTGGCCAGCGACGGTCCGCACTACGGCGACAACGTCAAGCTGATGGGGCCGGGCAAGTACACCTTGAAGATGATCATCTCGCCGCCGTCGGCTAATGCCGGCGCGCACTTCGGCCGCCACGTAGATAAGGAAACCGGTGTCGCTGCCTGGTTCAAGCCGTTCGAAGTGGTGAATGAATTTACCTTCGCCGGTGTCGGTAAAAAAGGCGGATATTAA
- a CDS encoding IS3 family transposase (programmed frameshift) translates to MKTSRFTESQIINILKQAEAGTPVPELCREHGMSSASFYKWRSKYGGMDASMMTRMKELEDENRRLKKMYAEEKLKAEIISEAMPKKVVKPSHRREMAQAAVRAHGISVSSACATFAISQTCYRYKAKLSEDNERVADWLIRLTANQRNWGFGLCFLYLRNVKGFGWNHKRVYRIYRELELNLRIKPKKRLTREKPEPLSVPTSINDVWSMDFMHDQLSDGRSIRLFNVIDDFNREGLGIDVDFSLPAARVVRSLDQIIEWRGKPMTIRCDNGPEYISSTLAAWAEKRGIQISFIQPGQPQQNAYIERYNRTVRYDWLAHYLFESVDEVQEFATKWLWTYNHERPNMALGGITPKQKLALAA, encoded by the exons ATGAAGACATCACGCTTTACCGAAAGTCAGATCATCAACATCCTGAAGCAGGCCGAGGCCGGCACGCCAGTGCCGGAGCTTTGTCGTGAGCATGGGATGAGTTCGGCCTCGTTCTACAAGTGGCGGAGCAAATACGGTGGCATGGACGCGTCGATGATGACGCGGATGAAAGAGTTGGAAGATGAGAACCGTCGGCTCAAGAAGATGTACGCCGAAGAGAAGCTCAAGGCCGAGATCATTTCGGAGGCGATGC CAAAAAAAGTGGTGAAGCCATCTCACCGACGTGAGATGGCACAGGCGGCAGTTCGAGCGCATGGAATCAGTGTCAGCAGCGCATGCGCGACTTTCGCGATCAGCCAGACCTGTTATCGCTACAAGGCAAAGCTATCGGAAGATAACGAGCGTGTCGCGGACTGGTTAATCCGGCTGACCGCGAACCAACGCAACTGGGGCTTTGGCCTTTGCTTCCTGTATCTGCGCAATGTCAAAGGATTCGGCTGGAACCACAAGCGCGTCTATCGGATATATCGAGAGCTGGAGTTGAATTTGCGGATTAAACCAAAAAAGCGGCTTACCAGGGAAAAACCCGAACCGTTGTCGGTGCCAACGTCGATCAACGACGTCTGGTCAATGGATTTCATGCACGATCAGCTTTCGGACGGGCGCAGCATCCGCCTGTTCAACGTAATTGACGACTTTAATCGTGAAGGCTTAGGCATTGACGTCGATTTCTCCCTGCCGGCAGCACGCGTCGTTCGGTCGCTTGACCAAATTATCGAATGGCGGGGAAAGCCGATGACGATCCGCTGTGACAACGGACCCGAATACATCAGTTCGACACTGGCCGCGTGGGCAGAAAAGCGTGGCATCCAGATCAGTTTTATTCAACCAGGACAGCCGCAACAAAATGCTTATATCGAGCGTTACAACAGAACGGTTCGCTATGACTGGCTCGCACATTACCTGTTTGAATCCGTCGATGAGGTTCAGGAATTTGCGACGAAATGGCTCTGGACTTACAATCACGAACGCCCGAACATGGCGCTCGGCGGCATCACCCCGAAGCAGAAATTGGCCCTTGCGGCTTAG
- a CDS encoding 4Fe-4S binding protein, whose translation MRDHAKLIRWIQWGIVLIYGFLILVPIFLPLPDETAHIWSNLTLIAQFAFWGIWWPFVLISMVLMGRVWCGVLCPEGALTEFASRHGLGKAIPHWMRWGGWPFVAFALTTVYGQMVSVYQYPKAVLLVLGGSTFGAIIVGYLYGRDKRVWCKYLCPVNGVFGLLAKLAPFHYKVNETAWRASYGTHSHTQGRTVIPVNCAPLVPLRAMKGAADCHMCGRCSGHRDAIELTWRAPTEEIVRHGEQQNSLWESALALYGLMGIAIGAFHWSASPWFVQVKQIIATWLIDRDIMWPFDTHAPWWVFTNYPAQNDVFSWLDGGLVIAYILTTGLVLGTALSLLFALSSRVLGNWDRKRFNHLVQATIPLAGCGVFVGLSATTISLLRGEHLPVFWANDLRALLLVATTLWSVWLAWRVTGRYTASVGRRLASMAPVIAGLALVNFAWLLMFWLW comes from the coding sequence ATGCGGGACCACGCGAAGCTGATTCGCTGGATACAGTGGGGAATTGTGCTGATCTACGGCTTCCTGATCCTGGTGCCGATCTTCCTGCCGTTGCCGGACGAGACCGCGCACATCTGGTCGAACCTGACCCTGATCGCGCAGTTTGCCTTCTGGGGCATCTGGTGGCCGTTCGTGCTGATCAGCATGGTGCTGATGGGGCGCGTCTGGTGCGGTGTGCTGTGTCCGGAAGGGGCGCTGACCGAATTCGCCAGCCGCCACGGTCTCGGCAAGGCGATCCCCCACTGGATGCGCTGGGGCGGCTGGCCGTTCGTGGCCTTTGCCTTGACCACGGTGTACGGCCAGATGGTCAGTGTCTATCAATATCCGAAGGCGGTGCTGCTGGTGCTGGGCGGCTCAACCTTCGGCGCCATCATCGTCGGTTATCTGTATGGCCGCGACAAGCGCGTCTGGTGCAAGTACCTGTGCCCGGTGAACGGCGTGTTCGGCTTGCTGGCCAAGCTGGCGCCTTTCCATTACAAGGTCAATGAAACCGCCTGGCGTGCTTCTTACGGCACCCACAGCCATACCCAAGGGCGCACCGTGATTCCGGTCAATTGCGCGCCGCTGGTTCCTTTGCGGGCGATGAAGGGGGCGGCCGACTGCCATATGTGCGGTCGCTGCAGCGGCCATCGCGACGCCATCGAACTGACCTGGCGCGCGCCGACTGAAGAAATCGTACGCCATGGCGAGCAGCAAAACAGCCTGTGGGAAAGCGCCCTGGCGCTGTACGGCCTGATGGGCATCGCCATCGGCGCCTTCCATTGGTCGGCCAGCCCTTGGTTCGTGCAGGTCAAGCAGATCATCGCCACCTGGCTGATCGACCGCGACATCATGTGGCCTTTCGATACGCATGCGCCATGGTGGGTGTTCACTAATTACCCGGCGCAAAACGACGTTTTCAGCTGGCTCGATGGCGGCCTGGTGATTGCCTACATCCTGACCACCGGCCTGGTGCTCGGTACCGCGTTGAGCTTGCTGTTTGCCCTCAGCAGCCGCGTGCTCGGCAACTGGGACCGCAAGCGTTTCAACCATCTGGTGCAAGCCACCATTCCGCTGGCCGGCTGCGGCGTGTTTGTCGGCTTGTCGGCCACCACCATCAGCTTGCTGCGCGGCGAGCATCTGCCGGTATTCTGGGCCAATGACTTGCGCGCGCTCCTGCTGGTCGCCACCACCTTGTGGAGCGTCTGGCTGGCGTGGCGGGTTACCGGCCGCTACACGGCGTCTGTCGGACGCCGGCTGGCGAGCATGGCGCCGGTCATCGCCGGCCTGGCGCTGGTCAATTTCGCCTGGCTGCTGATGTTCTGGCTGTGGTAA
- a CDS encoding MFS transporter — protein sequence MTTPAPTPPVPETETESVLRHRPFTLFWGARVASTLANQMQIVAVGWQVYQLTHSAFDLGMVGLVQFLPALVLALVVGHVADRYDRRKIARICLFIEGLAAAALAIGSYHGWLTKEVIFAIVFVIGATRAFESPTLQALVPGLVPPRLLPRAIAWSASATQTAVIIGPALGGFIYVLGPSAVYASSSTLFLMASLLVALIRIESVLPRREPATVKSVLAGIAFIRSRPAILGAISLDLFAVLLGGATALLPIYAHDILSTGPLGLGLLRSAPAVGALSMAIFLARRPLSRKVGRSMFTAVAIFGMATVVFALSRSFALSLAALVVLGASDMISVVVRSSFVQLETPDHMRGRVSAVNSVFIGTSNQLGEFESGVTAAWLGPVHAVVLGGVGTIVVVLLWIRLFPTLFKLDRLADPHAQAAANPEPSSAGAAKAG from the coding sequence ATGACTACCCCCGCTCCCACGCCCCCTGTCCCCGAAACCGAAACCGAATCCGTCCTGCGCCATCGCCCCTTTACCCTGTTCTGGGGTGCGCGCGTTGCCTCCACCCTCGCCAACCAGATGCAGATTGTCGCCGTCGGCTGGCAGGTGTATCAGCTCACCCACAGCGCTTTCGACCTCGGCATGGTCGGCCTGGTGCAGTTTCTGCCAGCCCTGGTGCTGGCGCTGGTGGTCGGCCATGTCGCCGACCGCTACGACCGCCGCAAGATTGCCCGCATCTGCCTGTTCATCGAAGGCCTGGCCGCCGCCGCGCTGGCTATCGGCAGTTACCACGGCTGGCTGACCAAGGAAGTCATCTTTGCCATCGTGTTCGTGATCGGCGCCACCCGCGCCTTTGAATCGCCGACCTTGCAGGCGCTGGTGCCGGGACTGGTGCCGCCGCGCCTGCTGCCGCGCGCGATCGCCTGGTCGGCCTCGGCCACGCAAACCGCGGTGATCATCGGACCGGCGTTGGGCGGCTTTATCTACGTTCTGGGACCAAGCGCCGTGTACGCCAGCAGCAGCACCCTGTTCCTGATGGCCAGCCTGCTGGTGGCGCTGATCCGCATCGAAAGCGTGTTGCCGCGGCGCGAACCCGCCACCGTCAAATCCGTGCTGGCGGGGATTGCTTTCATCAGGAGCCGGCCGGCCATCCTGGGGGCGATTTCGCTAGACCTGTTCGCGGTCCTGCTGGGCGGCGCCACCGCCTTGCTGCCGATCTATGCGCACGACATCCTGTCCACCGGCCCGCTCGGCCTCGGCCTGCTGCGCTCAGCACCGGCGGTCGGTGCTTTATCCATGGCCATTTTCCTGGCGCGCAGGCCCTTGAGCCGCAAGGTCGGCCGCAGCATGTTTACCGCGGTCGCCATCTTCGGTATGGCGACAGTGGTATTTGCGCTGTCGCGCTCGTTTGCCTTGTCGCTGGCGGCATTGGTGGTGCTCGGCGCTTCCGACATGATCAGCGTGGTGGTGCGCTCTTCCTTTGTGCAGCTGGAAACGCCAGACCATATGCGCGGCCGCGTCAGCGCCGTCAATTCGGTGTTCATCGGCACCTCCAACCAGCTGGGTGAATTCGAATCCGGCGTGACCGCGGCCTGGCTGGGACCGGTGCATGCAGTGGTGCTGGGCGGCGTCGGCACCATCGTTGTGGTGCTGCTGTGGATACGGCTGTTCCCTACCTTGTTCAAGCTTGACCGGCTGGCCGATCCGCATGCGCAAGCGGCCGCCAACCCCGAACCGTCGTCCGCCGGCGCAGCCAAGGCTGGCTAA
- a CDS encoding SMI1/KNR4 family protein, whose product MDIGRLNINIKGIASTGFNGNHVVFEEIETRLGILIPDDYVSFIRTVDGGHPEIGSFVVPGSSPENFFDVSWFYSFANPQVENIQRAIDRWANVLGPRNLPIGKDGGGNQIYLNFNEPVVSVWLYLHDENGAKIKVADSFEAFIAGLTANPDFI is encoded by the coding sequence TTGGATATTGGGCGGCTTAATATCAATATAAAAGGCATCGCATCTACCGGTTTTAATGGAAACCATGTCGTATTTGAAGAAATTGAGACGCGCCTTGGTATTTTAATACCTGATGACTATGTTTCATTTATCAGAACAGTCGACGGAGGCCATCCCGAAATTGGAAGTTTTGTAGTTCCTGGAAGTAGTCCGGAAAATTTCTTTGATGTTAGTTGGTTCTACTCTTTTGCGAATCCACAGGTTGAAAATATTCAAAGAGCTATTGATCGATGGGCTAATGTTTTAGGACCACGCAACCTACCGATTGGCAAAGATGGTGGCGGAAATCAGATTTATCTCAATTTTAATGAGCCCGTGGTGTCAGTTTGGCTTTATCTTCATGATGAAAATGGAGCAAAGATTAAAGTTGCGGATAGTTTTGAAGCATTTATAGCTGGTTTAACTGCGAACCCAGATTTTATTTAA
- a CDS encoding PAAR domain-containing protein gives MQGAARITDPIEHTSALSGLLTGLLIGAAIAVAAIAIVGTGGLAAVAIVGAGAAMGAGVGELVGSMSFAKSVSGAILQSGSSNTNINSLKAARAHVDVVACSKHPNPPKPIATGSSNVFINSMPAARVGDKTGCDAEISAGSKNVFIGGGTVKTDEISPEVPGWLHTAVFAMGMASAVVLAGPVVAFAGLVGGLLGGAGGNWLGGEIFGQGSDGQKITAFAGALVGGFFGGKGGAWFDNNYVISTEGLGSNFGNVRITPRANATAADAVSSIPENSPALTTPPENPTAYSVAYEMKLQPADLGTSRSVQFNRANAALDNSLKSDSEFAATMDDLIPGVQNSVSSVGGRATPEGWIWEHASTSTANGEVGIMRLVPEEQHTPGSPWWRVLHPDKGAAGGYSEWAIPNGAPKN, from the coding sequence ATGCAAGGCGCTGCCCGAATTACTGATCCTATTGAGCATACAAGTGCGCTATCGGGCCTTCTGACCGGCTTGCTCATCGGTGCCGCAATTGCGGTGGCGGCAATTGCGATTGTCGGCACAGGCGGCCTTGCGGCCGTGGCCATCGTCGGCGCTGGCGCTGCCATGGGGGCCGGGGTGGGGGAACTCGTCGGAAGTATGTCGTTTGCGAAATCGGTTTCAGGGGCGATATTGCAATCGGGGTCAAGCAACACAAACATTAATAGCCTGAAGGCAGCTCGTGCGCATGTGGATGTGGTGGCTTGTAGCAAGCATCCCAATCCACCCAAGCCAATTGCTACCGGCAGCAGCAACGTTTTTATTAACAGCATGCCGGCGGCCCGTGTCGGAGATAAGACTGGCTGCGATGCCGAGATTAGTGCTGGATCAAAAAACGTCTTTATAGGCGGTGGTACCGTTAAGACGGATGAGATTTCTCCTGAAGTACCGGGTTGGCTTCACACGGCGGTCTTTGCCATGGGTATGGCAAGCGCCGTGGTCTTGGCCGGCCCAGTCGTTGCGTTCGCTGGACTAGTTGGTGGGCTATTAGGTGGTGCAGGTGGAAACTGGCTTGGTGGAGAAATATTTGGGCAAGGTTCTGATGGGCAAAAAATTACGGCATTTGCTGGTGCTCTGGTTGGCGGCTTTTTCGGAGGGAAAGGTGGGGCATGGTTTGATAATAACTACGTAATTTCAACTGAAGGACTGGGTTCAAATTTCGGAAATGTTAGGATTACTCCACGCGCCAATGCTACAGCCGCAGACGCAGTGTCGTCCATTCCTGAAAATTCCCCAGCTCTGACGACTCCCCCTGAGAACCCGACTGCTTATAGTGTCGCGTACGAAATGAAACTTCAGCCGGCCGATCTCGGGACGAGTCGGTCTGTCCAATTTAATAGAGCAAATGCAGCGCTAGACAATTCATTGAAATCTGATAGTGAGTTTGCTGCGACGATGGATGACCTAATTCCTGGCGTACAGAATTCAGTTTCGTCCGTTGGAGGGCGCGCCACTCCGGAAGGATGGATTTGGGAACATGCATCCACCTCGACAGCGAATGGCGAAGTAGGCATAATGAGACTCGTACCAGAGGAGCAACACACACCTGGGTCACCTTGGTGGCGAGTTCTTCATCCGGACAAAGGCGCTGCTGGCGGGTACTCGGAATGGGCAATTCCAAATGGTGCACCAAAAAATTAG